A single Cucumis melo cultivar AY chromosome 4, USDA_Cmelo_AY_1.0, whole genome shotgun sequence DNA region contains:
- the LOC103494984 gene encoding universal stress protein PHOS32-like: MDPQSYLRNPTLEPDPQLPNIKIHHPASPRHPSAATPVATPTPTAGARRKIGVAVDLSEESAYAVHWAVQHYIRPGDAVILLHVSPTSVLFGADWGSIDITLDTVGNNPDDDDALNSDNGQQQNHTERSKRKLEDDFDAFTASKAADLAKPLKDAQIPYKIHIVKDHDMRERLCLEVERLGLNALIMGSRGFGAAKRGNDGGLGSVSDYCVHHCVCPVVVVRFPDEKDVGVGASSLAARKPDVDAPKKSVAEPVESKGV, from the coding sequence ATGGATCCTCAGAGCTATCTTCGAAATCCCACCTTAGAACCTGACCCCCAACTTCCCAACATCAAAATTCACCATCCAGCTTCCCCTCGCCACCCTTCCGCCGCCACTCCCGTCGCCACCCCCACCCCTACTGCCGGCGCCCGCCGCAAGATTGGTGTCGCTGTTGACCTTTCCGAGGAGAGTGCTTATGCTGTTCATTGGGCTGTTCAACACTATATTCGCCCTGGTGATGCTGTCATTCTCCTCCATGTTAGCCCTACTTCCGTCCTTTTCGGCGCCGATTGGGGTTCTATTGACATTACTCTCGATACCGTCGGTAATAACCCGGATGATGATGATGCTTTGAATTCTGACAATGGTCAACAGCAGAACCACACCGAGCGCTCTAAACGTAAATTGGAGGATGATTTCGATGCCTTCACTGCCTCTAAAGCTGCCGATCTAGCCAAGCCCTTGAAAGATGCTCAAATTCCTTACAAGATTCACATTGTGAAAGATCATGATATGAGAGAGAGGCTTTGTCTGGAAGTGGAGAGGTTGGGGCTGAATGCCCTGATCATGGGTAGTCGGGGTTTCGGTGCAGCAAAGCGTGGAAATGACGGTGGACTCGGGAGCGTTAGCGATTATTGTGTGCATCATTGTGTGTGTCCTGTAGTGGTGGTGCGTTTTCCGGATGAGAAGGACGTTGGGGTCGGTGCTAGTTCTCTGGCTGCGCGGAAGCCGGACGTTGACGCCCCGAAAAAGTCAGTAGCCGAGCCAGTGGAGTCTAAAG